From the Marinomonas sp. THO17 genome, one window contains:
- the cpxA gene encoding envelope stress sensor histidine kinase CpxA, protein MRLPKITSLYGRIFAIFWFTMFLIVMAVLTLPHLDPRKSRAISPHHYGVMLKIRDRLEDRFADAQSIEPVIKLLEGRPQRQKDKDDRRMSLFLTDLDGNVLTLLERPDFIDRSLRNFVSSINNPEIPRQRLYGKMMFSGPIPIYLAHQDLYLIIANRWNEPPHFLLQLFDHPLRLLLLVMLVSTPFLLWLAWALSQPARRLEKAAKRVSQGVFETDPTLEKGPQEFRQAGASFNQMVEAVNMMISRQQRLLSDISHELRSPLTRLRMAQALASRKQGDSLELERIDLEAQRLEQMIFKLLELSSLQVDSHLIRERQPLSSVFEEMFADSKFEAEQMHKVLELPDIPNRDILCHLQLLMSALENIIRNAIYYSKSTVKVSLTLQANRLLVGVEDDGDGVPEKELESIFRPFYRVSTARDRHSGGTGLGLAISENAIRQHNGSIQAKKSSLGGLLVEVVLPLS, encoded by the coding sequence ATGAGATTGCCCAAAATCACCAGTTTGTATGGTCGAATATTCGCTATTTTCTGGTTTACTATGTTCCTTATCGTGATGGCTGTGCTTACCCTACCACATCTTGATCCTCGTAAAAGTCGTGCGATTTCACCTCATCATTATGGGGTGATGCTCAAGATTCGTGATCGATTGGAAGATCGCTTTGCCGATGCGCAAAGCATTGAACCTGTTATTAAGCTATTGGAAGGTCGTCCACAGCGTCAAAAAGATAAAGATGATCGTCGTATGAGTTTGTTTTTAACGGACCTCGATGGCAATGTATTGACCTTGCTAGAACGTCCTGACTTTATTGACCGTTCTTTACGTAACTTTGTTTCTAGTATAAATAACCCAGAAATACCGCGTCAGCGTCTGTATGGAAAAATGATGTTTTCTGGGCCTATTCCTATTTATCTTGCTCATCAAGATTTATATCTGATCATTGCCAATCGTTGGAATGAACCGCCGCATTTTTTATTGCAATTGTTTGATCATCCATTGCGCTTGTTATTGCTTGTGATGTTGGTCAGTACGCCATTTTTATTGTGGCTTGCGTGGGCATTAAGTCAGCCTGCTAGGCGTTTAGAGAAGGCCGCAAAACGTGTGTCACAAGGTGTGTTTGAAACCGATCCGACATTGGAAAAAGGGCCGCAGGAATTTCGACAGGCGGGTGCCAGCTTCAATCAAATGGTAGAAGCTGTGAATATGATGATCAGCCGCCAACAAAGGTTGTTATCGGATATCTCACATGAACTTAGATCTCCGCTCACTCGCTTGCGTATGGCACAAGCTTTGGCGTCTCGTAAACAAGGAGATAGTCTTGAACTTGAGCGAATTGATCTTGAAGCGCAGCGACTGGAACAAATGATTTTCAAATTATTGGAATTGTCCAGCTTACAAGTTGACAGTCATCTGATTCGTGAACGCCAGCCCTTATCTAGTGTATTTGAAGAGATGTTTGCAGACAGTAAGTTTGAAGCAGAACAAATGCACAAAGTGTTGGAGTTACCGGACATTCCGAATCGCGATATTCTGTGTCATCTACAATTATTAATGAGTGCATTAGAAAACATTATACGTAACGCCATTTATTACAGCAAAAGTACCGTAAAAGTGTCTTTGACATTGCAGGCGAATCGTCTTTTGGTGGGGGTTGAAGACGATGGTGATGGTGTTCCTGAGAAAGAACTGGAATCTATTTTTCGACCTTTCTATCGAGTATCCACGGCTCGAGATCGCCATTCTGGTGGCACAGGGTTAGGCTTGGCCATTTCAGAAAATGCGATTCGTCAGCACAATGGCAGCATACAAGCTAAGAAAAGCTCCCTTGGAGGATTATTGGTTGAGGTGGTTTTGCCCTTGTCTTAA
- a CDS encoding Dabb family protein: MLQHYVFIKYQDNVPGAHINSFIEKMQALRHSIVEIKALHIGRDELKENRSWDLILDMQFDSLEDLRHYQSHPEHQAAMAFNSPHVADVGAIDFHK; encoded by the coding sequence ATGCTACAACATTATGTCTTTATTAAGTATCAGGACAATGTCCCGGGTGCACACATTAATTCTTTTATTGAAAAAATGCAGGCCTTGAGACACAGCATTGTAGAAATAAAAGCACTGCACATTGGCCGAGATGAGTTAAAAGAAAATCGCAGCTGGGATCTCATCTTGGATATGCAGTTTGATTCCCTTGAGGATTTAAGACACTATCAAAGTCATCCTGAACACCAAGCTGCCATGGCCTTTAACAGCCCTCATGTAGCAGATGTAGGCGCCATCGACTTTCATAAATAA
- a CDS encoding helix-turn-helix transcriptional regulator produces the protein MKHAIESRDLPKVEFHKTKQQTRHFEVTKLEDLLSKIPISTSKVSEQASPTQPHRLNFHLLFLITEGEFRHQYDGKDISLSAQHTMMIHKNQVHAFKKHTSNAKGYLLFLSEEVWPELVESRIRHWGTLYEPMHTLETEDFKNCLNLVEILATEQNRTKESVRFPYLLLSALLNLVFQSWPKLHATQSEQSTQTYLNFRHFLENEFHQTRDAKHYAKRLGISYKTLNNLCKTFTQQTAKALIDDFVTLEAKRLLLTEEKPLFYIALSLGFQESTNFNKFFKRQIGYTPHQFRLLYLSKG, from the coding sequence ATGAAGCATGCCATTGAATCGAGAGATCTGCCTAAAGTTGAATTCCATAAAACAAAGCAACAAACTCGCCATTTTGAAGTAACTAAGCTTGAGGATTTATTATCTAAAATTCCTATATCCACCTCTAAAGTATCTGAACAAGCCTCTCCTACCCAGCCTCATAGATTAAATTTCCACCTTTTGTTTCTTATCACCGAAGGTGAATTTCGCCACCAATACGATGGCAAAGACATTTCTCTTTCTGCACAACACACTATGATGATTCATAAAAATCAAGTACATGCTTTTAAAAAGCACACCAGCAACGCCAAAGGCTACTTATTATTTCTTTCTGAAGAGGTCTGGCCTGAATTGGTAGAATCACGAATACGCCATTGGGGGACACTCTATGAGCCCATGCACACCCTTGAAACAGAAGATTTTAAAAACTGTCTTAACCTAGTAGAAATATTAGCCACGGAACAAAATCGCACCAAAGAATCGGTCAGATTCCCCTATTTACTACTTTCCGCCCTGCTCAATTTAGTATTTCAAAGCTGGCCTAAGCTACATGCCACTCAGTCGGAACAATCCACACAAACCTACCTCAACTTTAGACACTTTCTTGAAAATGAATTTCATCAAACACGTGACGCCAAACATTATGCGAAACGACTAGGCATCAGCTATAAAACACTCAACAATCTGTGTAAGACATTTACCCAGCAAACAGCCAAAGCACTGATCGACGACTTTGTTACGCTAGAAGCCAAACGTCTATTATTAACTGAAGAAAAACCATTATTTTACATAGCGCTATCGCTTGGCTTTCAAGAAAGCACTAATTTCAATAAATTTTTTAAACGACAAATAGGCTACACTCCGCATCAATTTAGGTTGCTTTATCTTTCTAAAGGTTAG
- a CDS encoding response regulator has product MTHILIIDDDNELSDLLKEVLSFENFQVSTAYDGEAGLLAMSDTVDLVLLDVMMPRLNGFDTLKRLREKWSVPVLMLTAKGDEIDRVVGLELGADDYLPKPFSERELLARIRAILRRTQAPVVSEKEKLSDGFEYYDLKLFPGRLEAYCQGTLLDLTSTEFALLYYFLQRPGQVLRKEDLSLEVLGKRLSAFDRAVDMHVSNLRKKLPNWDNGKVRIKTLRGRGYLLVEGS; this is encoded by the coding sequence ATGACACATATTTTAATCATTGATGATGATAATGAGTTGAGTGATTTGCTTAAGGAAGTTTTGTCGTTTGAAAACTTTCAAGTGTCGACTGCCTACGATGGTGAGGCTGGTTTACTTGCAATGAGTGATACTGTGGATTTGGTTCTGTTGGATGTGATGATGCCCAGATTGAATGGGTTCGATACGTTAAAACGACTGAGAGAAAAATGGTCTGTCCCAGTGCTGATGTTGACCGCAAAAGGCGACGAAATTGATCGTGTGGTGGGGTTAGAGTTAGGCGCAGACGATTATCTACCTAAGCCTTTTAGTGAAAGAGAATTATTGGCGCGTATTCGCGCTATTTTGCGTCGAACCCAAGCGCCAGTGGTCAGCGAAAAAGAAAAGCTGTCAGACGGCTTTGAGTATTACGATCTGAAATTGTTCCCGGGAAGATTAGAAGCCTATTGCCAAGGGACATTATTGGATTTAACCAGCACGGAATTTGCCTTGCTATATTATTTCTTACAACGTCCAGGGCAGGTATTGAGGAAAGAAGATTTGAGTCTTGAGGTGTTGGGTAAACGTCTCTCAGCATTCGATAGAGCCGTGGACATGCACGTCTCCAATTTACGAAAAAAGTTGCCTAATTGGGATAATGGTAAGGTGCGAATCAAAACCTTACGTGGCCGGGGGTATTTATTGGTCGAGGGGAGCTGA
- a CDS encoding nuclear transport factor 2 family protein: MFPLSKSPHSKNITLTSLLMGSALFLSACSTNHSHPELSNQQKAVAVLDSLGTTDLSPLSYISDEKYIQHNQSVATGKSGLLDFLDKMPTVEQKESSIVRAFSDGDYVVTHSYVKSFNGVVFDIFRFEEGLIVEHWDAIQPSAKPNASGRTMYDGTTKITDLALTENNKKLVKEMVETLFLKGEFNKANQFISEKTYLQHNPWFGDGLNTLLEGFKAMIAQGQTIRYETLHAVLGEGNFVLAVSEGEFNGTHMAFYDLFRVENGKVVEHWDVLQAVPPKEARKNDNGMFNFPSTAL; this comes from the coding sequence ATGTTCCCACTCTCAAAAAGTCCCCATTCAAAAAACATCACTCTGACCAGCTTATTGATGGGGTCAGCTTTGTTCCTTAGCGCATGCAGTACAAACCATTCTCACCCAGAACTTAGCAATCAACAAAAAGCGGTTGCCGTACTAGACAGTCTTGGTACAACAGATTTGTCTCCACTTAGCTACATAAGTGATGAAAAATACATACAACACAATCAATCCGTAGCAACAGGCAAATCCGGTCTTTTGGATTTCTTAGATAAAATGCCAACAGTTGAGCAAAAAGAATCAAGCATAGTTCGCGCATTTTCCGATGGTGATTATGTTGTTACGCACTCTTATGTAAAAAGCTTTAATGGGGTTGTATTTGATATTTTTCGCTTTGAAGAGGGGTTGATTGTAGAACATTGGGACGCTATCCAACCCAGTGCTAAACCTAATGCCAGTGGCCGTACCATGTATGATGGCACAACGAAAATTACCGATTTGGCACTAACGGAAAACAACAAAAAGTTGGTAAAAGAAATGGTCGAGACTCTGTTTTTAAAAGGCGAGTTTAATAAGGCCAACCAGTTTATTAGCGAGAAAACCTATTTACAACATAACCCATGGTTTGGTGACGGTCTCAACACTTTACTAGAAGGTTTCAAGGCCATGATTGCACAAGGTCAAACCATACGATATGAAACCTTACATGCGGTTTTAGGGGAAGGGAATTTTGTTCTCGCCGTCAGCGAAGGAGAATTCAATGGCACACACATGGCCTTTTACGATCTATTCCGAGTCGAAAATGGTAAGGTCGTAGAACATTGGGACGTTCTTCAAGCAGTACCGCCTAAAGAAGCGAGAAAGAATGACAATGGCATGTTTAATTTTCCAAGTACCGCGCTTTAA
- a CDS encoding DUF1499 domain-containing protein, protein MAKLGVNQGQLAACSNKPNCVSSQAQDREHYIDPLLFPGQLHQAYEAIETILKETKRVTVVAKETNYLRAEFRSALFRFVDDVEFYFVEESPNLTTIHIRSASRVGYSDLGVNRKRMETVRTILVAHSTS, encoded by the coding sequence ATGGCAAAACTGGGTGTAAATCAGGGTCAATTAGCGGCCTGTTCGAATAAACCAAATTGTGTCAGTAGCCAAGCGCAAGATAGAGAGCACTACATTGATCCCTTATTGTTTCCAGGTCAGCTTCATCAAGCATATGAAGCCATAGAAACCATCCTAAAGGAAACAAAACGCGTGACTGTGGTGGCCAAGGAAACGAATTATCTGCGTGCGGAATTTAGATCCGCTTTGTTTCGGTTTGTCGATGACGTGGAATTTTATTTTGTAGAAGAGTCGCCAAATTTGACCACGATTCATATTCGTTCCGCTTCCAGAGTAGGGTATTCAGATTTGGGTGTGAATCGTAAACGAATGGAGACTGTTCGTACAATCTTGGTAGCACACTCTACTTCTTAA
- a CDS encoding CpxP family protein: MKFTKQLIIASLVLPLTLGASTSFAYDNKGHKGPRGPQQECRMGDFDRGMMKELALTDNQKEQLKELRKAHRDAMKAKFEKAPKPDTAAREAHMNQLKELMMADTFDSAKAIELAKEMSEKRIERQVNMLSQQHKMLSILTPEQKTKFFELQQERARDCDKPGKGKRH; the protein is encoded by the coding sequence ATGAAATTTACTAAGCAACTTATCATCGCTTCCCTTGTTCTACCTTTAACATTGGGTGCAAGCACCAGTTTTGCGTATGATAACAAAGGTCACAAAGGCCCACGTGGGCCACAACAAGAATGCCGTATGGGCGATTTTGATCGTGGCATGATGAAGGAATTAGCCCTAACCGATAATCAAAAAGAGCAATTAAAAGAACTGCGCAAAGCTCATCGCGATGCAATGAAAGCCAAGTTTGAAAAGGCACCGAAGCCAGACACGGCCGCTCGTGAAGCACATATGAACCAATTAAAAGAGCTAATGATGGCAGACACTTTTGACTCAGCTAAGGCCATTGAATTGGCTAAAGAAATGAGCGAAAAACGTATTGAACGCCAAGTGAATATGTTGAGTCAACAACATAAAATGCTAAGCATATTAACGCCGGAGCAAAAAACTAAGTTCTTTGAATTGCAACAAGAACGCGCGAGAGATTGTGACAAGCCAGGTAAAGGCAAGCGCCACTAA
- a CDS encoding branched-chain amino acid aminotransferase: MAAFGSVFMPKMAVATFENNQWSKAEIVAADSIQMHPGAHVLHYSSTCFEGLKAFRHEDGSVHVFRMDQNVKRLAQSSRLLSLPELDEAQVSQMILDVVAEFADEVPAPPGSMYIRPTHIGTEAAIGKAAAPTASSMVYVLLSPVGDYFTGGAKALRVLLDEEGMRCAPHMGMVKSGGNYASALGPFTKAHQEVQADQILFCPNGDVQETGAANFLLIDGNEIITKGLDTSFLHGVTRSSILTIAKELGMTVSERDVSVDELLERAAKPETEAVLSGTAAVLTSVGTFIYRGKDHSVGSGEPGPIAQKLRQALNDIQWGKTEDKHNWLTKVV; this comes from the coding sequence ATGGCGGCTTTTGGTAGCGTTTTTATGCCCAAGATGGCAGTGGCGACATTCGAGAATAATCAGTGGAGTAAAGCAGAAATAGTTGCAGCGGATAGTATTCAAATGCATCCAGGCGCTCACGTCTTGCATTATTCCAGTACCTGCTTTGAAGGTTTGAAGGCATTTCGCCATGAAGACGGCAGTGTGCATGTGTTTCGAATGGACCAAAACGTCAAACGTCTCGCTCAAAGTAGCCGTTTATTATCCTTGCCAGAATTAGATGAAGCGCAAGTATCGCAAATGATTTTGGATGTGGTGGCCGAATTTGCCGATGAGGTACCAGCGCCTCCTGGTTCTATGTACATTCGTCCTACTCATATTGGTACGGAAGCGGCTATTGGTAAAGCAGCTGCCCCGACTGCGTCTTCCATGGTTTATGTTTTATTGTCTCCAGTAGGGGATTATTTTACTGGCGGAGCAAAAGCGTTACGCGTGTTATTGGACGAAGAAGGCATGCGTTGTGCTCCGCATATGGGCATGGTGAAAAGTGGTGGTAACTACGCCAGCGCTTTAGGACCTTTTACAAAAGCTCATCAAGAAGTGCAAGCAGACCAAATTTTGTTCTGTCCGAATGGGGATGTACAAGAAACTGGGGCAGCGAACTTCTTATTGATTGATGGTAATGAAATCATCACTAAAGGATTAGATACCAGCTTCTTGCATGGGGTGACACGCTCTTCTATTTTGACCATTGCCAAAGAGTTAGGCATGACGGTATCTGAGCGTGATGTTAGCGTAGATGAACTTTTAGAGCGCGCTGCGAAACCCGAAACAGAAGCAGTATTGTCTGGCACGGCTGCGGTATTGACGTCAGTAGGTACCTTTATTTATCGAGGTAAAGATCACAGTGTAGGCAGCGGTGAACCAGGACCCATTGCACAAAAACTACGTCAAGCATTGAATGATATTCAATGGGGTAAGACAGAAGACAAGCACAACTGGTTAACGAAAGTCGTTTAA
- a CDS encoding NCS2 family permease, with product MLERLFQLKAHNTNVRNEVVGGITTFLTMAYIIFVNPSILSQAGMDSGAVFVATCLAAAIGCFIMGLYANYPIAMAPGMGLNAFFTYGVVLGMGYSWEQALGAVFLSGILFILISVFRIREWVINAIPSSLKLGIAAGIGLFLAMIALQNAGIIIKNPATIVALGDLSSPSAIFGLMGFFIICALAYLNVTGAVMIGILIITLLSMVLGQSQFGGLMSMPPSIAPTFLAMDIEGAFQISMISVVFAFFFVDLFDTSGTLIGVGQRGGLLDKNGNLPRLKKALLADSTATVAGAALGTSSTTSYIESASGVAAGGRTGLTAVVVAVLFLLSLFFAPLAGSIPAYATAGALLYVAVLMTSSLARVEWDDISEAAPVLIAAFTMPLTYSIADGIALSFISYAVIKLLSGQGKQVSLAVYALAALFIAKFFVFV from the coding sequence ATGCTTGAACGTTTATTTCAACTAAAAGCACATAATACCAATGTGCGCAACGAAGTGGTTGGCGGTATTACCACCTTCCTAACCATGGCTTACATCATTTTCGTAAACCCTTCTATTTTGTCTCAAGCGGGCATGGATTCAGGCGCAGTATTTGTTGCCACCTGTCTCGCAGCAGCAATCGGCTGTTTCATCATGGGATTGTACGCTAATTATCCTATTGCAATGGCTCCAGGTATGGGCCTCAATGCTTTTTTCACCTATGGTGTGGTATTGGGCATGGGCTATTCTTGGGAGCAAGCGTTAGGCGCGGTATTCTTATCCGGTATCTTGTTTATCCTGATCAGTGTGTTCCGTATTCGTGAATGGGTTATTAATGCCATTCCGTCTTCTTTGAAGTTAGGTATTGCTGCTGGTATTGGTTTATTCTTGGCCATGATCGCTTTGCAAAACGCTGGCATCATCATCAAAAATCCTGCCACCATAGTGGCCCTAGGAGACCTGTCTTCTCCTTCCGCTATTTTCGGTCTCATGGGCTTTTTCATTATTTGTGCTCTAGCCTACCTTAACGTCACTGGTGCAGTAATGATTGGTATTTTAATCATTACACTCTTGTCTATGGTGTTAGGCCAAAGTCAATTTGGTGGTTTGATGTCTATGCCACCTTCTATTGCCCCCACTTTCTTGGCCATGGACATTGAAGGCGCTTTCCAAATATCCATGATCAGTGTGGTATTCGCTTTCTTCTTCGTCGACCTATTTGATACCTCTGGCACCTTAATCGGCGTGGGCCAACGTGGTGGTTTATTGGATAAGAATGGCAACCTACCCCGCTTGAAAAAAGCGCTATTAGCGGATTCAACTGCGACCGTTGCTGGTGCCGCTTTGGGCACCTCTTCTACCACCAGCTACATTGAAAGTGCATCGGGCGTGGCAGCAGGTGGTCGCACTGGCCTTACCGCTGTAGTGGTTGCAGTCTTATTTTTGCTGAGCTTGTTCTTTGCTCCATTAGCAGGCTCTATCCCAGCTTATGCAACCGCTGGCGCACTTTTGTATGTCGCTGTCTTGATGACCAGTAGCCTGGCACGGGTTGAATGGGATGACATCTCTGAAGCGGCACCGGTGTTAATCGCCGCATTTACCATGCCGTTGACCTACTCCATTGCCGATGGCATCGCCTTGTCATTCATCAGCTATGCCGTCATCAAGCTTCTTTCAGGACAAGGCAAACAAGTTAGCCTTGCTGTTTACGCTTTGGCGGCCTTGTTTATCGCAAAGTTTTTTGTTTTTGTATAG
- a CDS encoding DUF1294 domain-containing protein codes for MLFDFLLYWYIALSLLTFVAYGLDKYAAMRQQWRVQESSLHLLSLFGGWIGALLGQKVFRHKIRKKPFLLIFWLTVFMNLLLFVLAVSTDWGRLE; via the coding sequence ATGCTGTTTGACTTTCTTTTGTATTGGTATATTGCATTGAGTTTGCTGACCTTTGTAGCTTATGGGTTGGATAAATATGCCGCGATGCGTCAGCAATGGCGCGTTCAGGAATCCAGTTTGCACTTGTTGTCTTTATTTGGTGGCTGGATTGGCGCTTTACTTGGGCAAAAAGTATTTCGTCACAAAATCAGAAAAAAGCCTTTTCTATTGATCTTTTGGTTGACTGTGTTTATGAATTTACTCTTATTTGTATTAGCGGTCAGTACGGATTGGGGAAGGTTGGAATAA
- a CDS encoding anthrone oxygenase family protein, which produces MTGVLIVLLGIMTGIYFAFSVFVMGALNRLMAKEAINVMNSINQLILRSGFMPVFFATSLCLFGAFIWHVFHWQSNVSWLWITSALIYLLGMFAITLFGNVPLNEWLKRTQEDADTSHNQARWREYSVKWTMLNHLRVLSSGVACYLLTWL; this is translated from the coding sequence ATGACGGGCGTGTTGATTGTTTTACTGGGCATCATGACAGGGATTTATTTCGCCTTTTCGGTTTTTGTGATGGGTGCATTAAATCGTCTGATGGCAAAAGAGGCCATTAATGTCATGAACAGCATAAACCAACTGATTTTACGTAGCGGTTTTATGCCTGTTTTCTTCGCTACCAGTCTATGCTTGTTTGGGGCTTTCATATGGCATGTGTTTCACTGGCAGAGCAATGTTTCATGGCTTTGGATCACGTCAGCCCTGATCTATTTGCTGGGTATGTTTGCGATAACCTTGTTTGGCAATGTGCCATTAAATGAGTGGTTAAAGCGGACCCAAGAGGATGCAGATACATCACACAATCAGGCTCGTTGGCGTGAATATTCAGTAAAATGGACCATGTTGAATCACTTAAGGGTTCTCAGTAGCGGTGTGGCTTGCTATCTACTTACTTGGCTGTAA